One window of Cucurbita pepo subsp. pepo cultivar mu-cu-16 chromosome LG19, ASM280686v2, whole genome shotgun sequence genomic DNA carries:
- the LOC111781678 gene encoding phosphoenolpyruvate carboxykinase (ATP)-like — MADKKMANGSGNEVCHDDSSSPIKAQTIDELHCLQKKRSSPSTPIDSSPGGVSALSEEDRQRQQLQSISASLASLTRETGPNVVKGDPARKTGSSKVAHMAQHQLVPTINISDSSMKFTHVLYNLSPAELYEQAIRHEKGSFMTSTGALATLSGAKTGRSPRDKRVVKDENTTKELWWGKGSPNIEMDEHTFMVNRERAVDYLNSLDKVFVNDQFLNWDPENRIKVRIVSARAYHSLFMHNMCIRPTDAELANFGRPDFTIYNAGQFPCNRFTHYMTSSTSIDMNLARKEMVILGTQYAGEMKKGLFSLMHYLMPKREILSLHSGCNMGKNGDVALFFGLSGTGKTTLSTDHNRYLIGDDEHCWTNTGVSNIEGGCYAKCIDLSREKEPDIWNAIKFGTVLENVVFEEHTREVDYSDNSVTENTRAAYPIEYIPNAKIPCVGPHPKNVILLACDAFGVLPPVSKLNLAQTMYHFISGYTALVAGTEDGIKEPQATFSACFGAAFIMMHPTKYAAMLADKMRKHGATGWLVNTGWSGGRYGSGSRIKLSYTRKIIDAIHSGELLKAQFRKTEVFGLEIPNAIEGVPSEILDPMNTWSDKGAYKETLQKLATLFKNNFETFTNYKIGTDNTLTEEILAAGPKI, encoded by the exons ATGGCCGATAAGAAGATGGCGAACGGGAGCGGGAATGAAGTTTGCCACGACGACAGCTCGTCGCCGATCAAGGCTCAAACCATCGACGAACTTCACTGCCTGCAGAAGAAGCGATCGTCACCTAGTACTCCGATCGACTCGTCTCCCGGCGGCGTCTCTGCGCTTTCCGAAGAAGATCGCCAAAGGCAACAGCTACAGTCAATCAG TGCTTCGTTAGCATCGTTGACAAGAGAAACCGGGCCGAATGTGGTTAAAGGAGACCCGGCCCGGAAAACCGGAAGCTCCAAGGTTGCACACATGGCGCAGCATCAACTCGTACCCACCATTAATATCAGCGACAGCTCTATGAAATTCACACACGTGCTTTATAACCTCTCCCCTGCAG AGTTGTACGAGCAGGCCATAAGGCATGAGAAAGGGTCGTTTATGACATCCACCGGAGCATTGGCGACGCTGTCGGGAGCGAAGACCGGTCGGTCTCCGAGAGACAAGCGAGTTGTTAAGGATGAGAATACCACAAAAGAGCTCTGGTGGGGAAA GGGATCTCCAAACATTGAAATGGATGAGCACACTTTCATGGTCAACAGAGAGAGAGCCGTTGATTACTTGAACTCTCTCGACAAGGTCTTTGTCAACGACCAATTCTTGAATTGGGATCCCGAGAATAGAATCAAAGTTCGAATTGTCTCTGCCAGGGCTTACCACTCGCTCTTTATGCACAACAT GTGCATTCGACCAACTGACGCAGAGTTGGCGAACTTTGGGCGACCAGATTTCACTATATACAATGCGGGGCAGTTCCCATGCAACCGTTTCACTCATTACATGACGTCGTCAACCAGCATAGATATGAATCTGGCAAGGAAGGAAATGGTGATCCTTGGAACCCAATACGCCGGTGAGATGAAGAAAGGGTTGTTCAGTCTCATGCATTATCTCATGCCCAAGCGAGAGATTCTCTCCTTGCATTCTGGGTGCAATATGGGCAAAAACGGCGACGTAGCCCTCTTCTTTGGATTATCGG GGACGGGAAAGACTACTTTATCTACAGATCACAACCGATATTTAATTGGCGATGACGAACATTGTTGGACTAACACCGGCGTATCAAACATCGAAGGAGGTTGCTATGCTAAATGCATTGACCTTTCTCGTGAGAAAGAACCCGATATTTGGAACGCCATCAAATTCGGAActg TGTTGGAGAATGTAGTGTTCGAAGAGCACACTAGAGAGGTCGACTATTCGGACAATTCAGTTACAG AGAACACCCGAGCAGCGTATCCAATCGAGTACATACCGAACGCTAAGATACCATGCGTGGGGCCGCACCCAAAGAACGTTATATTATTGGCTTGCGACGCATTTGGTGTTCTTCCCCCCGTGAGCAAGCTCAATTTGGCTCAAACCATGTACCATTTCATCAGTGGATACACTgcattg GTGGCTGGAACAGAAGACGGCATAAAAGAGCCACAAGCGACATTCTCGGCTTGTTTTGGCGCGGCTTTCATAATGATGCATCCGACCAAGTACGCCGCCATGCTCGCCGACAAGATGCGGAAGCACGGGGCCACTGGCTGGCTCGTCAACACTGGCTGGTCCGGCGGCCGATATGGCTCCGGTAGCCGTATTAAGCTTTCTTACACCAGAAAAATCATCGACGCTATTCATTCCGGCGAGCTCCTGAAAGCCCAGTTCCGTAAAACTGAAGTTTTTGGACTTGAAATCCCCAACGCCATTGAAGGAGTTCCGTCGGAGATTTTGGACCCAATGAACACC TGGTCGGACAAGGGTGCGTATAAAGAAACGCTACAGAAACTGGCGACTCTGTTCAAGAACAATTTTGAGACATTTACGAATTACAAGATTGGCACAGACAATACTCTGACAGAGGAAATCCTTGCTGCTGgacccaaaatttaa
- the LOC111781070 gene encoding tRNA-dihydrouridine(20) synthase [NAD(P)+]-like isoform X2 — protein sequence MDYENKLVLAPMVRVGTLPFRLLAAHYGADITYGEEIIDHKMIKCERRINEHVGAVDFVEKGTDNVVFRTCSLEKNQVVFQMGTSNAVRALSAAQLVCQDVAAIDINMGCPKSFSISGGMGAALLKKPDLIHDDTVELARRIETTGVSALAVHGRRVADRPRDPAKWSEIADVVAALSVPVIANGDIFEYEDFHHIKVATGASSVMVARGALWNASIFSADGKLPWEEVKREYVRKSISWDNDIKSTKHTLKEMIMHYSCLELPEGKAVIKSDTLADLAKLYGEEKYNQFVQEKRLFDGSR from the exons ATGGATTACGAGAACAAGCTCGTCCTTGCTCCCATGGTTCGCGTA GGGACTTTGCCGTTTAGATTATTAGCTGCACATTACGGTGCAGACATCACCTATGGAGAGGAAATTATTGACCATAAGATGATCAAATGCGAGCGTAGAATAAATG AGCACGTTGGTGCAGTCGATTTCGTAGAAAAGGGGACAGACAATGTTGTTTTCAGGACTTGCAGCCtagaaaaaaatcaagttgTTTTTCAAATGGGTACTTCTAATGCTGTGAGGGCTTTAAGTGCTGCTCAACTAGT gtGTCAAGACGTTGCTGCAATAGATATCAATATGGGTTGCCCTAAGTCGTTTTCCATCAGTGGGGGCATGGGTGCTGCACTGTTGAAGAAGCCAGACCTTATTCATGAT GATACAGTGGAGTTAGCTAGGCGAATAGAGACAACTGGCGTTTCAGCTCTTGCTGTTCATGGAAG AAGAGTTGCAGATAGGCCCAGAGATCCAGCTAAGTGGAGTGAGATTGCAGATGTCGTGGCAGCATTGTCTGTCCCGGTTATTGCGAACGGTGATATCTTTGAGTACGAAGATTTTCACCATATCAAAGTTGCTACAG GTGCTTCGTCAGTAATGGTTGCTCGAGGAGCGCTTTGGAACGCTTCAATCTTCTCTGCAGATGGCAAATTACCATGGGAAGAGGTGAAAAGAGAATATGTTAGAAAG AGCATCTCGTGGGACAATGATATCAAAAGTACAAAGCACACGCTAAAAGAAATGATAATGCATTATTCTTGCCTTGAACTGCCAGAAGGAAAGGCCGTGATAAAATCTGATACATTGGCAGATCTAGc GAAACTTTATGGTGAGGAAAAGTACAATCAATTTGTTCAAGAGAAGCGTTTGTTCGATGGAAGTAGATGA
- the LOC111781070 gene encoding tRNA-dihydrouridine(20) synthase [NAD(P)+]-like isoform X1, producing the protein MDYENKLVLAPMVRVGTLPFRLLAAHYGADITYGEEIIDHKMIKCERRINEHVGAVDFVEKGTDNVVFRTCSLEKNQVVFQMGTSNAVRALSAAQLVCQDVAAIDINMGCPKSFSISGGMGAALLKKPDLIHDILTTLRRNLDIPITCKIRLLNSSQDTVELARRIETTGVSALAVHGRRVADRPRDPAKWSEIADVVAALSVPVIANGDIFEYEDFHHIKVATGASSVMVARGALWNASIFSADGKLPWEEVKREYVRKSISWDNDIKSTKHTLKEMIMHYSCLELPEGKAVIKSDTLADLAKLYGEEKYNQFVQEKRLFDGSR; encoded by the exons ATGGATTACGAGAACAAGCTCGTCCTTGCTCCCATGGTTCGCGTA GGGACTTTGCCGTTTAGATTATTAGCTGCACATTACGGTGCAGACATCACCTATGGAGAGGAAATTATTGACCATAAGATGATCAAATGCGAGCGTAGAATAAATG AGCACGTTGGTGCAGTCGATTTCGTAGAAAAGGGGACAGACAATGTTGTTTTCAGGACTTGCAGCCtagaaaaaaatcaagttgTTTTTCAAATGGGTACTTCTAATGCTGTGAGGGCTTTAAGTGCTGCTCAACTAGT gtGTCAAGACGTTGCTGCAATAGATATCAATATGGGTTGCCCTAAGTCGTTTTCCATCAGTGGGGGCATGGGTGCTGCACTGTTGAAGAAGCCAGACCTTATTCATGAT attttgacAACATTGAGGAGGAACTTGGACATTCCAATTACCTGTAAGATTCGACTTTTAAATTCATCTCAGGATACAGTGGAGTTAGCTAGGCGAATAGAGACAACTGGCGTTTCAGCTCTTGCTGTTCATGGAAG AAGAGTTGCAGATAGGCCCAGAGATCCAGCTAAGTGGAGTGAGATTGCAGATGTCGTGGCAGCATTGTCTGTCCCGGTTATTGCGAACGGTGATATCTTTGAGTACGAAGATTTTCACCATATCAAAGTTGCTACAG GTGCTTCGTCAGTAATGGTTGCTCGAGGAGCGCTTTGGAACGCTTCAATCTTCTCTGCAGATGGCAAATTACCATGGGAAGAGGTGAAAAGAGAATATGTTAGAAAG AGCATCTCGTGGGACAATGATATCAAAAGTACAAAGCACACGCTAAAAGAAATGATAATGCATTATTCTTGCCTTGAACTGCCAGAAGGAAAGGCCGTGATAAAATCTGATACATTGGCAGATCTAGc GAAACTTTATGGTGAGGAAAAGTACAATCAATTTGTTCAAGAGAAGCGTTTGTTCGATGGAAGTAGATGA